A window of the Radiobacillus deserti genome harbors these coding sequences:
- a CDS encoding MurR/RpiR family transcriptional regulator, translated as MTQNSPTHVIQRIQSAYSSLSEKEKAIADFILEHPDTIIHSSINQVSEALKVADATVFRFCKRIGFKGYQALKIALASEVIHPIKDIHETISDEDSEETIFEKVFTSNIQALEYTKALDQSFREAVDVLLEAEQVFFYGNGGSGIIALDGEHKFMRSGLPSHAYTDSHMQLMTAAQLTPKNVAVFISHTGSNKDLLEVLEVANESGAKTIGITNFAKTSLSKNVHVCLYTASKETEFRSEALSSRIAQLSLLDSLYISYCIKKKEQSKHALQQVREAIARKRV; from the coding sequence ATGACTCAGAACTCACCCACACACGTTATTCAACGGATTCAATCTGCATACTCTAGTCTCAGCGAGAAAGAAAAAGCCATTGCAGATTTTATATTGGAGCACCCGGATACCATTATCCATTCCTCCATTAATCAAGTATCAGAAGCTTTAAAGGTTGCAGATGCTACCGTGTTCCGATTTTGTAAACGAATAGGATTTAAAGGATACCAAGCTCTCAAAATTGCATTGGCATCTGAAGTCATTCATCCAATTAAAGACATTCATGAAACGATATCCGACGAGGATTCAGAGGAAACGATATTCGAAAAAGTTTTCACATCCAATATTCAAGCGCTGGAATATACAAAAGCGCTGGATCAAAGCTTTAGAGAAGCAGTGGATGTACTTTTAGAGGCGGAGCAAGTCTTTTTTTATGGGAATGGAGGATCCGGGATCATCGCATTAGACGGTGAGCATAAATTTATGAGAAGTGGTTTGCCATCTCATGCTTATACAGATTCGCACATGCAACTAATGACAGCTGCACAGCTTACTCCTAAAAATGTGGCTGTGTTCATTTCTCATACTGGTTCGAATAAGGATTTGCTAGAAGTATTGGAAGTTGCAAATGAATCTGGTGCCAAGACAATAGGGATTACGAATTTTGCTAAAACTTCATTGAGTAAAAACGTACATGTCTGCTTGTACACAGCATCAAAAGAAACAGAGTTCCGTTCTGAAGCATTATCCTCAAGAATTGCACAGCTTTCTCTTTTAGACAGCTTATATATAAGTTATTGTATTAAAAAGAAAGAACAATCGAAGCATGCATTACAACAAGTTAGAGAGGCGATTGCAAGGAAACGGGTTTGA
- a CDS encoding gluconokinase encodes MDSKIVFGVDIGTTSTKTVAYTPDGILMFEAEKEYPLYSPDPTKKEQDPEEIMRAVLFTLSEIFRKVTNYGGRIIGVGLSSAMHSLLGLDANGRPLTNVITWADQRSAQEVEDLKANGKGHDVYLRTGTPLHPMSPLSKLIWFNTHEPELKQAVHKWVSIKEYVIFRLFGQYVVDYSIASATGLFNLRNLDWDDMALQAASITREQLSKPISTTSILSGINPEVAKEIGLLEEIPFVIGASDGVLANLGVGAIQPGVIACSIGTSGAVRTIVDQPITDPQGRLFCYALTEDKWVVGGPTNNGGIALQWLRDSLFPEAKKLSQEESMEPYEWLINEAKSVPAGAEGLLFLPYLLGERAPQWNSKSKGVFFGLTLGHGRKHMIRSVLEGVLFQLNTVVKTMEEVGISPKEIRANGGFARSNVWCQMMADIFHTPISFPESHQSACFGAATLVLKALGEIEALEEIVPLVSITKRLEPHTEEATIYEAYKSLFRNIGEKLTPDFELLADITWRRNQQ; translated from the coding sequence ATGGATTCGAAAATTGTATTTGGGGTGGATATAGGTACCACAAGTACTAAAACAGTAGCCTATACACCAGACGGCATTCTCATGTTTGAAGCTGAAAAAGAATATCCTTTGTATTCCCCAGACCCTACAAAAAAAGAGCAAGACCCAGAGGAAATAATGAGAGCAGTCCTTTTCACCTTATCGGAAATTTTTCGGAAGGTGACAAATTACGGTGGGAGAATTATTGGAGTTGGACTAAGTTCTGCTATGCATAGTTTGCTAGGGTTGGATGCGAACGGTCGACCATTAACCAACGTGATAACGTGGGCGGATCAGCGGTCTGCTCAAGAGGTGGAGGACCTTAAGGCAAATGGAAAGGGACATGATGTATATCTTCGAACAGGAACTCCACTTCACCCGATGTCCCCATTGAGTAAACTGATCTGGTTTAATACGCATGAGCCGGAGCTAAAACAAGCTGTACATAAATGGGTTTCTATAAAAGAATATGTGATCTTTCGTCTTTTTGGACAATATGTCGTTGATTATTCTATCGCTTCTGCTACAGGCTTATTTAACTTGCGAAACTTAGATTGGGACGATATGGCCCTACAAGCTGCAAGCATCACAAGAGAGCAGCTCTCCAAGCCGATTTCAACAACTAGTATTTTATCGGGAATAAATCCAGAAGTGGCAAAAGAAATCGGCTTGTTAGAAGAGATACCATTTGTTATTGGAGCGAGTGATGGTGTGTTAGCTAATCTTGGAGTCGGCGCCATTCAACCAGGCGTTATCGCTTGTTCAATCGGAACTAGTGGTGCGGTTCGAACGATAGTAGATCAGCCGATTACGGATCCTCAGGGAAGGTTGTTTTGCTATGCGTTAACAGAAGACAAGTGGGTCGTTGGTGGTCCGACAAATAATGGGGGCATTGCCCTGCAATGGCTGCGTGATTCTTTATTTCCGGAGGCAAAGAAGCTTTCTCAGGAAGAAAGCATGGAACCTTATGAATGGTTAATAAATGAAGCTAAATCGGTTCCAGCAGGGGCAGAAGGCTTACTGTTTTTACCTTATTTACTAGGAGAGCGAGCCCCGCAATGGAATTCAAAGTCCAAAGGTGTTTTCTTTGGTTTAACGTTAGGTCATGGAAGAAAGCATATGATTCGAAGCGTGTTAGAAGGTGTATTGTTTCAGCTAAATACAGTGGTTAAAACGATGGAGGAAGTAGGAATTTCACCAAAAGAAATAAGAGCAAATGGTGGGTTTGCAAGATCAAATGTATGGTGCCAAATGATGGCCGATATTTTTCATACTCCAATATCTTTTCCAGAAAGTCACCAAAGTGCTTGCTTCGGTGCTGCTACTCTAGTTTTAAAAGCGCTAGGTGAAATAGAAGCATTAGAGGAAATTGTTCCGCTTGTGAGTATAACGAAACGTTTAGAGCCACACACCGAGGAAGCAACTATATATGAAGCATATAAATCGTTGTTCCGTAACATAGGAGAAAAACTGACACCAGATTTTGAGCTTCTAGCTGATATAACATGGAGGAGGAATCAACAATGA
- a CDS encoding bh protein — translation MKRKYMETELFCIHCEDDTLHLITYLNDVITKVECEDCQNGIELRVNVMEEFYKESYHRIASKPARITNEYREDLSHFLFSLPIRVITKPYRLVQDLKGAREIIRDYQANYKDFG, via the coding sequence ATGAAAAGGAAATACATGGAGACGGAATTATTCTGTATTCATTGTGAAGACGACACCCTGCACCTAATCACGTACCTCAATGATGTCATAACAAAGGTTGAATGTGAGGATTGCCAAAATGGAATCGAGCTACGAGTCAATGTGATGGAAGAGTTCTATAAAGAATCTTATCATCGCATTGCTTCTAAGCCTGCTCGAATAACAAATGAATATAGAGAAGATTTAAGTCATTTCCTTTTCAGTTTACCGATTCGAGTGATTACAAAACCATATCGACTTGTCCAAGATTTGAAAGGTGCGCGTGAGATTATAAGGGATTATCAGGCGAACTATAAAGATTTTGGTTAA